One region of Mangifera indica cultivar Alphonso chromosome 3, CATAS_Mindica_2.1, whole genome shotgun sequence genomic DNA includes:
- the LOC123211771 gene encoding cullin-1-like isoform X3, with product MAMNEQKIDLEQGWEFMQKGITKLKNILEGLPEPQFSSEEYMMLYTTIYNMCTQKPPHDYSQQLYDKYRESFEEYITSTVLPSIREKHDEFMLRELVKRWENHKVMVRWLSRFFHYLDRYFIARRSLPPLNEVGLSCFRDLVYLELNGKVRDAVISLIDQEREGEQIDRALLKNVLDIFVEIGMGQMDSYENDFEAAMLIDTSGYYSRKASSWILEDSCPDYMLKAEECLKREKDRVAHYLHSSSEPKLLEKVQHELLTVFANQLLEKEHSGCHALLRDDKVKDLSRTFRLFSKIPRGLDPVSNIFKQHVTAEGTALVKQAEDAASNKKAEKRDMVGLQEQVFVRKVIELHDKYLAYVNDCFQNHTLFHKSLKEAFEVFCNKGVAGSSSAELLATFCDNILKKGGSEKLSDEAIEETLEKVVKLLAYISDKDLFAEFYRKKLARRLLFDKSANDDHERSILTKLKQQCGGQFTSKMEGMVTDLTLAKENQNNFEEYLNSNPNANPGIDLTVTVLTTGFWPSYKSFDLNLPAEMVKCVEIFREFYQTKTKHRKLTWIYSLGTCNLIGKFETRTTELIVTTYQASALLLFNSSDRLSYSEIMTQLNLSDDDVIRLLHSLSCAKYKILNKEPPTKSISPTDHFEFNFKFTDKMRRIKIPLPPVDEKKKVTEDVDKDRRYAIDASIVRIMKSRKVLGHQQLVLECVEQLGRMFKPDFKAIKKRIEDLITRDYLERDKANPNLFRYLA from the exons AACCATCTATAACATGTGTACACAAAAGCCTCCTCATGACTACTCCCAACAGCTGTATGACAAGTACCGAGAGTCGTTTGAAGAATACATTACCTCCACG GTATTGCCTTCTATAAGAGAGAAGCATGATGAGTTTATGTTAAGAGAGCTTGTAAAACGGTGGGAAAACCATAAGGTTATGGTCAGGTGGCTTTCTCGATTCTTCCATTATCTTGATCGTTACTTTATAGCTCGGAGGTCACTGCCACCCCTTAATGAAGTTGGGCTTTCCTGTTTCCGTGATCTG GTCTACCTGGAGTTGAATGGAAAAGTAAGAGATGCTGTAATATCTTTG ATTGATCAAGAACGAGAGGGTGAGCAGATTGATCGAGCtttattgaaaaatgttttaGATATATTTGTTGAAATTGGGATGGGGCAAATGGATTCCTATGAAAATGACTTTGAAGCAGCCATGCTTATTGATACATCTGGATATTATTCTCGGAAGGCTTCAAGCTGGATATTAGAAGATTCTTGCCCAGATTATATGTTGAAA GCTGAGGAGTGTCTGAAACGGGAGAAAGATAGGGTTGCTCATTACTTGCATTCTAGTAGTGAGCCAAAGTTACTGGAG AAAGTTCAACATGAATTGTTGACTGTATTTGCTAACCAACTGCTTGAAAAAGAGCACTCAGGATGCCATGCACTGCTTAGAGATGACAAG GTGAAGGATTTGTCAAGAACGTTCCGGCTGTTTTCTAAAATACCTCGAGGATTAGACCCAGTTTCCAACATATTTAAGCAA CATGTTACTGCCGAAGGTACAGCTTTGGTTAAACAGGCTGAAGATGCAGCAAGCAACAAGAAG gctGAAAAAAGGGACATGGTTGGTTTGCAAGAACAG GTTTTTGTTAGGAAAGTGATTGAGCTACATGACAAGTACCTAGCATATGTAAATGATTGTTTCCAGAACCACACTCTCTTCCACAAG TCGCTTAAGGAGGCTTTTGAGGTTTTCTGCAATAAGGGTGTTGCTGGAAGCTCAAGTGCAGAACTCCTAGCCActttttgtgataatattctTAAGAAGGGTGGGAGTGAGAAACTTAGTGATGAAGCAATTGAAGAAACACTCGAGAAG GTAGTGAAGCTGCTTGCATATATTAGCGACAAGGATTTATTTGCTGAATTTTACAG GAAAAAGCTTGCTCGGCGGCTTCTTTTTGACAAGAGTGCTAATGATGACCATGAGAGAAGTATTTTGACAAAGCTGAAGCAGCAGTGTGGTGGTCAGTTCACCTCCAAGATGGAGGGGATG gTTACGGACCTGACATTGGCAAAGGAAAATCAGAACAATTTCGAGGAATATCTAAACAGCAACCCAAATGCAAACCCGGGGATTGATTTGACAGTTACGGTTTTAACTACTGGCTTCTGGCCAAGTTACAAGTCATTTGATCTTAACCTTCCAGCAGAGATG GTGAAGTGTGTTGAAATATTTAGAGAATTCTATCAGACAAAAACCAAGCACAGAAAACTTACTTGGATATATTCATTGGGTACTTGTAATCTCATTGGGAAATTTGAAACGAGAACCACTGAGCTGATTGTCACAACCTATCAG GCTTCTGCCTTGCTACTATTCAATTCCTCCGATAGGCTGAGTTATTCAGAGATCATGACTCAGTTGAACTTGTCTGATGATGATGTTATTAGACTGCTTCATTCCTTGTCATGTGCTAAGTATAAGATTCTCAACAAAGAGCCACCCACGAAAAGCATCTCTCCCACAGATCACTTTGAGTTCAACTTCAAGTTTACTGATAAAATGAGGAGGATCAAG ATTCCTCTTCCTCCTGTGgatgagaagaagaaagtgacTGAAGATGTTGATAAGGACAGACGGTATGCAATTGATGCATCAATTGTTCGAATCATGAAGAGTCGGAAGGTTTTAGGGCACCAACAGTTGGTGCTGGAGTGTGTAGAGCAGTTGGGCCGCATGTTCAAG CCTGATTTCAAAGCAATTAAAAAGAGGATTGAAGACCTCATCACTCGGGACTATCTGGAGAGGGACAAAGCTAACCCCAATTTGTTCAGGTATTTGGCATAA
- the LOC123211771 gene encoding cullin-1-like isoform X12: MAMNEQKIDLEQGWEFMQKGITKLKNILEGLPEPQFSSEEYMMLYTTIYNMCTQKPPHDYSQQLYDKYRESFEEYITSTVLPSIREKHDEFMLRELVKRWENHKVMVRWLSRFFHYLDRYFIARRSLPPLNEVGLSCFRDLVYLELNGKVRDAVISLIDQEREGEQIDRALLKNVLDIFVEIGMGQMDSYENDFEAAMLIDTSGYYSRKASSWILEDSCPDYMLKAEECLKREKDRVAHYLHSSSEPKLLEKVQHELLTVFANQLLEKEHSGCHALLRDDKVKDLSRTFRLFSKIPRGLDPVSNIFKQHVTAEGTALVKQAEDAASNKKVFVRKVIELHDKYLAYVNDCFQNHTLFHKSLKEAFEVFCNKGVAGSSSAELLATFCDNILKKGGSEKLSDEAIEETLEKVVKLLAYISDKDLFAEFYRKKLARRLLFDKSANDDHERSILTKLKQQCGGQFTSKMEGMVTDLTLAKENQNNFEEYLNSNPNANPGIDLTVTVLTTGFWPSYKSFDLNLPAEMVKCVEIFREFYQTKTKHRKLTWIYSLGTCNLIGKFETRTTELIVTTYQASALLLFNSSDRLSYSEIMTQLNLSDDDVIRLLHSLSCAKYKILNKEPPTKSISPTDHFEFNFKFTDKMRRIKIPLPPVDEKKKVTEDVDKDRRYAIDASIVRIMKSRKVLGHQQLVLECVEQLGRMFKPDFKAIKKRIEDLITRDYLERDKANPNLFRYLA; the protein is encoded by the exons AACCATCTATAACATGTGTACACAAAAGCCTCCTCATGACTACTCCCAACAGCTGTATGACAAGTACCGAGAGTCGTTTGAAGAATACATTACCTCCACG GTATTGCCTTCTATAAGAGAGAAGCATGATGAGTTTATGTTAAGAGAGCTTGTAAAACGGTGGGAAAACCATAAGGTTATGGTCAGGTGGCTTTCTCGATTCTTCCATTATCTTGATCGTTACTTTATAGCTCGGAGGTCACTGCCACCCCTTAATGAAGTTGGGCTTTCCTGTTTCCGTGATCTG GTCTACCTGGAGTTGAATGGAAAAGTAAGAGATGCTGTAATATCTTTG ATTGATCAAGAACGAGAGGGTGAGCAGATTGATCGAGCtttattgaaaaatgttttaGATATATTTGTTGAAATTGGGATGGGGCAAATGGATTCCTATGAAAATGACTTTGAAGCAGCCATGCTTATTGATACATCTGGATATTATTCTCGGAAGGCTTCAAGCTGGATATTAGAAGATTCTTGCCCAGATTATATGTTGAAA GCTGAGGAGTGTCTGAAACGGGAGAAAGATAGGGTTGCTCATTACTTGCATTCTAGTAGTGAGCCAAAGTTACTGGAG AAAGTTCAACATGAATTGTTGACTGTATTTGCTAACCAACTGCTTGAAAAAGAGCACTCAGGATGCCATGCACTGCTTAGAGATGACAAG GTGAAGGATTTGTCAAGAACGTTCCGGCTGTTTTCTAAAATACCTCGAGGATTAGACCCAGTTTCCAACATATTTAAGCAA CATGTTACTGCCGAAGGTACAGCTTTGGTTAAACAGGCTGAAGATGCAGCAAGCAACAAGAAG GTTTTTGTTAGGAAAGTGATTGAGCTACATGACAAGTACCTAGCATATGTAAATGATTGTTTCCAGAACCACACTCTCTTCCACAAG TCGCTTAAGGAGGCTTTTGAGGTTTTCTGCAATAAGGGTGTTGCTGGAAGCTCAAGTGCAGAACTCCTAGCCActttttgtgataatattctTAAGAAGGGTGGGAGTGAGAAACTTAGTGATGAAGCAATTGAAGAAACACTCGAGAAG GTAGTGAAGCTGCTTGCATATATTAGCGACAAGGATTTATTTGCTGAATTTTACAG GAAAAAGCTTGCTCGGCGGCTTCTTTTTGACAAGAGTGCTAATGATGACCATGAGAGAAGTATTTTGACAAAGCTGAAGCAGCAGTGTGGTGGTCAGTTCACCTCCAAGATGGAGGGGATG gTTACGGACCTGACATTGGCAAAGGAAAATCAGAACAATTTCGAGGAATATCTAAACAGCAACCCAAATGCAAACCCGGGGATTGATTTGACAGTTACGGTTTTAACTACTGGCTTCTGGCCAAGTTACAAGTCATTTGATCTTAACCTTCCAGCAGAGATG GTGAAGTGTGTTGAAATATTTAGAGAATTCTATCAGACAAAAACCAAGCACAGAAAACTTACTTGGATATATTCATTGGGTACTTGTAATCTCATTGGGAAATTTGAAACGAGAACCACTGAGCTGATTGTCACAACCTATCAG GCTTCTGCCTTGCTACTATTCAATTCCTCCGATAGGCTGAGTTATTCAGAGATCATGACTCAGTTGAACTTGTCTGATGATGATGTTATTAGACTGCTTCATTCCTTGTCATGTGCTAAGTATAAGATTCTCAACAAAGAGCCACCCACGAAAAGCATCTCTCCCACAGATCACTTTGAGTTCAACTTCAAGTTTACTGATAAAATGAGGAGGATCAAG ATTCCTCTTCCTCCTGTGgatgagaagaagaaagtgacTGAAGATGTTGATAAGGACAGACGGTATGCAATTGATGCATCAATTGTTCGAATCATGAAGAGTCGGAAGGTTTTAGGGCACCAACAGTTGGTGCTGGAGTGTGTAGAGCAGTTGGGCCGCATGTTCAAG CCTGATTTCAAAGCAATTAAAAAGAGGATTGAAGACCTCATCACTCGGGACTATCTGGAGAGGGACAAAGCTAACCCCAATTTGTTCAGGTATTTGGCATAA
- the LOC123211771 gene encoding cullin-1-like isoform X2: MAMNERKTIDLEQGWEFMQKGITKLKNILEGLPEPQFSSEEYMMLYTTIYNMCTQKPPHDYSQQLYDKYRESFEEYITSTVLPSIREKHDEFMLRELVKRWENHKVMVRWLSRFFHYLDRYFIARRSLPPLNEVGLSCFRDLVYLELNGKVRDAVISLIDQEREGEQIDRALLKNVLDIFVEIGMGQMDSYENDFEAAMLIDTSGYYSRKASSWILEDSCPDYMLKAEECLKREKDRVAHYLHSSSEPKLLEKVQHELLTVFANQLLEKEHSGCHALLRDDKVKDLSRTFRLFSKIPRGLDPVSNIFKQHVTAEGTALVKQAEDAASNKKAEKRDMVGLQEQVFVRKVIELHDKYLAYVNDCFQNHTLFHKSLKEAFEVFCNKGVAGSSSAELLATFCDNILKKGGSEKLSDEAIEETLEKVVKLLAYISDKDLFAEFYRKKLARRLLFDKSANDDHERSILTKLKQQCGGQFTSKMEGMVTDLTLAKENQNNFEEYLNSNPNANPGIDLTVTVLTTGFWPSYKSFDLNLPAEMVKCVEIFREFYQTKTKHRKLTWIYSLGTCNLIGKFETRTTELIVTTYQASALLLFNSSDRLSYSEIMTQLNLSDDDVIRLLHSLSCAKYKILNKEPPTKSISPTDHFEFNFKFTDKMRRIKIPLPPVDEKKKVTEDVDKDRRYAIDASIVRIMKSRKVLGHQQLVLECVEQLGRMFKPDFKAIKKRIEDLITRDYLERDKANPNLFRYLA; this comes from the exons AACCATCTATAACATGTGTACACAAAAGCCTCCTCATGACTACTCCCAACAGCTGTATGACAAGTACCGAGAGTCGTTTGAAGAATACATTACCTCCACG GTATTGCCTTCTATAAGAGAGAAGCATGATGAGTTTATGTTAAGAGAGCTTGTAAAACGGTGGGAAAACCATAAGGTTATGGTCAGGTGGCTTTCTCGATTCTTCCATTATCTTGATCGTTACTTTATAGCTCGGAGGTCACTGCCACCCCTTAATGAAGTTGGGCTTTCCTGTTTCCGTGATCTG GTCTACCTGGAGTTGAATGGAAAAGTAAGAGATGCTGTAATATCTTTG ATTGATCAAGAACGAGAGGGTGAGCAGATTGATCGAGCtttattgaaaaatgttttaGATATATTTGTTGAAATTGGGATGGGGCAAATGGATTCCTATGAAAATGACTTTGAAGCAGCCATGCTTATTGATACATCTGGATATTATTCTCGGAAGGCTTCAAGCTGGATATTAGAAGATTCTTGCCCAGATTATATGTTGAAA GCTGAGGAGTGTCTGAAACGGGAGAAAGATAGGGTTGCTCATTACTTGCATTCTAGTAGTGAGCCAAAGTTACTGGAG AAAGTTCAACATGAATTGTTGACTGTATTTGCTAACCAACTGCTTGAAAAAGAGCACTCAGGATGCCATGCACTGCTTAGAGATGACAAG GTGAAGGATTTGTCAAGAACGTTCCGGCTGTTTTCTAAAATACCTCGAGGATTAGACCCAGTTTCCAACATATTTAAGCAA CATGTTACTGCCGAAGGTACAGCTTTGGTTAAACAGGCTGAAGATGCAGCAAGCAACAAGAAG gctGAAAAAAGGGACATGGTTGGTTTGCAAGAACAG GTTTTTGTTAGGAAAGTGATTGAGCTACATGACAAGTACCTAGCATATGTAAATGATTGTTTCCAGAACCACACTCTCTTCCACAAG TCGCTTAAGGAGGCTTTTGAGGTTTTCTGCAATAAGGGTGTTGCTGGAAGCTCAAGTGCAGAACTCCTAGCCActttttgtgataatattctTAAGAAGGGTGGGAGTGAGAAACTTAGTGATGAAGCAATTGAAGAAACACTCGAGAAG GTAGTGAAGCTGCTTGCATATATTAGCGACAAGGATTTATTTGCTGAATTTTACAG GAAAAAGCTTGCTCGGCGGCTTCTTTTTGACAAGAGTGCTAATGATGACCATGAGAGAAGTATTTTGACAAAGCTGAAGCAGCAGTGTGGTGGTCAGTTCACCTCCAAGATGGAGGGGATG gTTACGGACCTGACATTGGCAAAGGAAAATCAGAACAATTTCGAGGAATATCTAAACAGCAACCCAAATGCAAACCCGGGGATTGATTTGACAGTTACGGTTTTAACTACTGGCTTCTGGCCAAGTTACAAGTCATTTGATCTTAACCTTCCAGCAGAGATG GTGAAGTGTGTTGAAATATTTAGAGAATTCTATCAGACAAAAACCAAGCACAGAAAACTTACTTGGATATATTCATTGGGTACTTGTAATCTCATTGGGAAATTTGAAACGAGAACCACTGAGCTGATTGTCACAACCTATCAG GCTTCTGCCTTGCTACTATTCAATTCCTCCGATAGGCTGAGTTATTCAGAGATCATGACTCAGTTGAACTTGTCTGATGATGATGTTATTAGACTGCTTCATTCCTTGTCATGTGCTAAGTATAAGATTCTCAACAAAGAGCCACCCACGAAAAGCATCTCTCCCACAGATCACTTTGAGTTCAACTTCAAGTTTACTGATAAAATGAGGAGGATCAAG ATTCCTCTTCCTCCTGTGgatgagaagaagaaagtgacTGAAGATGTTGATAAGGACAGACGGTATGCAATTGATGCATCAATTGTTCGAATCATGAAGAGTCGGAAGGTTTTAGGGCACCAACAGTTGGTGCTGGAGTGTGTAGAGCAGTTGGGCCGCATGTTCAAG CCTGATTTCAAAGCAATTAAAAAGAGGATTGAAGACCTCATCACTCGGGACTATCTGGAGAGGGACAAAGCTAACCCCAATTTGTTCAGGTATTTGGCATAA
- the LOC123211771 gene encoding cullin-1-like isoform X9, with protein sequence MAMNERKTIDLEQGWEFMQKGITKLKNILEGLLEPQFSSEDYMMLYTTIYNMCTQKPPHDYSQQLYDKYRESFEEYITSTVLPSIREKHDEFMLRELVKRWENHKVMVRWLSRFFHYLDRYFIARRSLPPLNEVGLSCFRDLVYLELNGKVRDAVISLIDQEREGEQIDRALLKNVLDIFVEIGMGQMDSYENDFEAAMLIDTSGYYSRKASSWILEDSCPDYMLKAEECLKREKDRVAHYLHSSSEPKLLEKVQHELLTVFANQLLEKEHSGCHALLRDDKVKDLSRTFRLFSKIPRGLDPVSNIFKQHVTAEGTALVKQAEDAASNKKVFVRKVIELHDKYLAYVNDCFQNHTLFHKSLKEAFEVFCNKGVAGSSSAELLATFCDNILKKGGSEKLSDEAIEETLEKVVKLLAYISDKDLFAEFYRKKLARRLLFDKSANDDHERSILTKLKQQCGGQFTSKMEGMVTDLTLAKENQNNFEEYLNSNPNANPGIDLTVTVLTTGFWPSYKSFDLNLPAEMVKCVEIFREFYQTKTKHRKLTWIYSLGTCNLIGKFETRTTELIVTTYQASALLLFNSSDRLSYSEIMTQLNLSDDDVIRLLHSLSCAKYKILNKEPPTKSISPTDHFEFNFKFTDKMRRIKIPLPPVDEKKKVTEDVDKDRRYAIDASIVRIMKSRKVLGHQQLVLECVEQLGRMFKPDFKAIKKRIEDLITRDYLERDKANPNLFRYLA encoded by the exons ATGGCGATGAATGAACGGAAGACAATTGACCTAGAACAAGGATGGGAGTTTATGCAGAAGGGAATTACAAAGTTAAAGAACATTCTGGAAGGGCTGCTCGAGCCGCAGTTCAGTTCTGAGGACTATATGATGCTTTATAC AACCATCTATAACATGTGTACACAAAAGCCTCCTCATGACTACTCCCAACAGCTGTATGACAAGTACCGAGAGTCGTTTGAAGAATACATTACCTCCACG GTATTGCCTTCTATAAGAGAGAAGCATGATGAGTTTATGTTAAGAGAGCTTGTAAAACGGTGGGAAAACCATAAGGTTATGGTCAGGTGGCTTTCTCGATTCTTCCATTATCTTGATCGTTACTTTATAGCTCGGAGGTCACTGCCACCCCTTAATGAAGTTGGGCTTTCCTGTTTCCGTGATCTG GTCTACCTGGAGTTGAATGGAAAAGTAAGAGATGCTGTAATATCTTTG ATTGATCAAGAACGAGAGGGTGAGCAGATTGATCGAGCtttattgaaaaatgttttaGATATATTTGTTGAAATTGGGATGGGGCAAATGGATTCCTATGAAAATGACTTTGAAGCAGCCATGCTTATTGATACATCTGGATATTATTCTCGGAAGGCTTCAAGCTGGATATTAGAAGATTCTTGCCCAGATTATATGTTGAAA GCTGAGGAGTGTCTGAAACGGGAGAAAGATAGGGTTGCTCATTACTTGCATTCTAGTAGTGAGCCAAAGTTACTGGAG AAAGTTCAACATGAATTGTTGACTGTATTTGCTAACCAACTGCTTGAAAAAGAGCACTCAGGATGCCATGCACTGCTTAGAGATGACAAG GTGAAGGATTTGTCAAGAACGTTCCGGCTGTTTTCTAAAATACCTCGAGGATTAGACCCAGTTTCCAACATATTTAAGCAA CATGTTACTGCCGAAGGTACAGCTTTGGTTAAACAGGCTGAAGATGCAGCAAGCAACAAGAAG GTTTTTGTTAGGAAAGTGATTGAGCTACATGACAAGTACCTAGCATATGTAAATGATTGTTTCCAGAACCACACTCTCTTCCACAAG TCGCTTAAGGAGGCTTTTGAGGTTTTCTGCAATAAGGGTGTTGCTGGAAGCTCAAGTGCAGAACTCCTAGCCActttttgtgataatattctTAAGAAGGGTGGGAGTGAGAAACTTAGTGATGAAGCAATTGAAGAAACACTCGAGAAG GTAGTGAAGCTGCTTGCATATATTAGCGACAAGGATTTATTTGCTGAATTTTACAG GAAAAAGCTTGCTCGGCGGCTTCTTTTTGACAAGAGTGCTAATGATGACCATGAGAGAAGTATTTTGACAAAGCTGAAGCAGCAGTGTGGTGGTCAGTTCACCTCCAAGATGGAGGGGATG gTTACGGACCTGACATTGGCAAAGGAAAATCAGAACAATTTCGAGGAATATCTAAACAGCAACCCAAATGCAAACCCGGGGATTGATTTGACAGTTACGGTTTTAACTACTGGCTTCTGGCCAAGTTACAAGTCATTTGATCTTAACCTTCCAGCAGAGATG GTGAAGTGTGTTGAAATATTTAGAGAATTCTATCAGACAAAAACCAAGCACAGAAAACTTACTTGGATATATTCATTGGGTACTTGTAATCTCATTGGGAAATTTGAAACGAGAACCACTGAGCTGATTGTCACAACCTATCAG GCTTCTGCCTTGCTACTATTCAATTCCTCCGATAGGCTGAGTTATTCAGAGATCATGACTCAGTTGAACTTGTCTGATGATGATGTTATTAGACTGCTTCATTCCTTGTCATGTGCTAAGTATAAGATTCTCAACAAAGAGCCACCCACGAAAAGCATCTCTCCCACAGATCACTTTGAGTTCAACTTCAAGTTTACTGATAAAATGAGGAGGATCAAG ATTCCTCTTCCTCCTGTGgatgagaagaagaaagtgacTGAAGATGTTGATAAGGACAGACGGTATGCAATTGATGCATCAATTGTTCGAATCATGAAGAGTCGGAAGGTTTTAGGGCACCAACAGTTGGTGCTGGAGTGTGTAGAGCAGTTGGGCCGCATGTTCAAG CCTGATTTCAAAGCAATTAAAAAGAGGATTGAAGACCTCATCACTCGGGACTATCTGGAGAGGGACAAAGCTAACCCCAATTTGTTCAGGTATTTGGCATAA
- the LOC123211771 gene encoding cullin-1-like isoform X1, which translates to MAMNERKTIDLEQGWEFMQKGITKLKNILEGLLEPQFSSEDYMMLYTTIYNMCTQKPPHDYSQQLYDKYRESFEEYITSTVLPSIREKHDEFMLRELVKRWENHKVMVRWLSRFFHYLDRYFIARRSLPPLNEVGLSCFRDLVYLELNGKVRDAVISLIDQEREGEQIDRALLKNVLDIFVEIGMGQMDSYENDFEAAMLIDTSGYYSRKASSWILEDSCPDYMLKAEECLKREKDRVAHYLHSSSEPKLLEKVQHELLTVFANQLLEKEHSGCHALLRDDKVKDLSRTFRLFSKIPRGLDPVSNIFKQHVTAEGTALVKQAEDAASNKKAEKRDMVGLQEQVFVRKVIELHDKYLAYVNDCFQNHTLFHKSLKEAFEVFCNKGVAGSSSAELLATFCDNILKKGGSEKLSDEAIEETLEKVVKLLAYISDKDLFAEFYRKKLARRLLFDKSANDDHERSILTKLKQQCGGQFTSKMEGMVTDLTLAKENQNNFEEYLNSNPNANPGIDLTVTVLTTGFWPSYKSFDLNLPAEMVKCVEIFREFYQTKTKHRKLTWIYSLGTCNLIGKFETRTTELIVTTYQASALLLFNSSDRLSYSEIMTQLNLSDDDVIRLLHSLSCAKYKILNKEPPTKSISPTDHFEFNFKFTDKMRRIKIPLPPVDEKKKVTEDVDKDRRYAIDASIVRIMKSRKVLGHQQLVLECVEQLGRMFKPDFKAIKKRIEDLITRDYLERDKANPNLFRYLA; encoded by the exons ATGGCGATGAATGAACGGAAGACAATTGACCTAGAACAAGGATGGGAGTTTATGCAGAAGGGAATTACAAAGTTAAAGAACATTCTGGAAGGGCTGCTCGAGCCGCAGTTCAGTTCTGAGGACTATATGATGCTTTATAC AACCATCTATAACATGTGTACACAAAAGCCTCCTCATGACTACTCCCAACAGCTGTATGACAAGTACCGAGAGTCGTTTGAAGAATACATTACCTCCACG GTATTGCCTTCTATAAGAGAGAAGCATGATGAGTTTATGTTAAGAGAGCTTGTAAAACGGTGGGAAAACCATAAGGTTATGGTCAGGTGGCTTTCTCGATTCTTCCATTATCTTGATCGTTACTTTATAGCTCGGAGGTCACTGCCACCCCTTAATGAAGTTGGGCTTTCCTGTTTCCGTGATCTG GTCTACCTGGAGTTGAATGGAAAAGTAAGAGATGCTGTAATATCTTTG ATTGATCAAGAACGAGAGGGTGAGCAGATTGATCGAGCtttattgaaaaatgttttaGATATATTTGTTGAAATTGGGATGGGGCAAATGGATTCCTATGAAAATGACTTTGAAGCAGCCATGCTTATTGATACATCTGGATATTATTCTCGGAAGGCTTCAAGCTGGATATTAGAAGATTCTTGCCCAGATTATATGTTGAAA GCTGAGGAGTGTCTGAAACGGGAGAAAGATAGGGTTGCTCATTACTTGCATTCTAGTAGTGAGCCAAAGTTACTGGAG AAAGTTCAACATGAATTGTTGACTGTATTTGCTAACCAACTGCTTGAAAAAGAGCACTCAGGATGCCATGCACTGCTTAGAGATGACAAG GTGAAGGATTTGTCAAGAACGTTCCGGCTGTTTTCTAAAATACCTCGAGGATTAGACCCAGTTTCCAACATATTTAAGCAA CATGTTACTGCCGAAGGTACAGCTTTGGTTAAACAGGCTGAAGATGCAGCAAGCAACAAGAAG gctGAAAAAAGGGACATGGTTGGTTTGCAAGAACAG GTTTTTGTTAGGAAAGTGATTGAGCTACATGACAAGTACCTAGCATATGTAAATGATTGTTTCCAGAACCACACTCTCTTCCACAAG TCGCTTAAGGAGGCTTTTGAGGTTTTCTGCAATAAGGGTGTTGCTGGAAGCTCAAGTGCAGAACTCCTAGCCActttttgtgataatattctTAAGAAGGGTGGGAGTGAGAAACTTAGTGATGAAGCAATTGAAGAAACACTCGAGAAG GTAGTGAAGCTGCTTGCATATATTAGCGACAAGGATTTATTTGCTGAATTTTACAG GAAAAAGCTTGCTCGGCGGCTTCTTTTTGACAAGAGTGCTAATGATGACCATGAGAGAAGTATTTTGACAAAGCTGAAGCAGCAGTGTGGTGGTCAGTTCACCTCCAAGATGGAGGGGATG gTTACGGACCTGACATTGGCAAAGGAAAATCAGAACAATTTCGAGGAATATCTAAACAGCAACCCAAATGCAAACCCGGGGATTGATTTGACAGTTACGGTTTTAACTACTGGCTTCTGGCCAAGTTACAAGTCATTTGATCTTAACCTTCCAGCAGAGATG GTGAAGTGTGTTGAAATATTTAGAGAATTCTATCAGACAAAAACCAAGCACAGAAAACTTACTTGGATATATTCATTGGGTACTTGTAATCTCATTGGGAAATTTGAAACGAGAACCACTGAGCTGATTGTCACAACCTATCAG GCTTCTGCCTTGCTACTATTCAATTCCTCCGATAGGCTGAGTTATTCAGAGATCATGACTCAGTTGAACTTGTCTGATGATGATGTTATTAGACTGCTTCATTCCTTGTCATGTGCTAAGTATAAGATTCTCAACAAAGAGCCACCCACGAAAAGCATCTCTCCCACAGATCACTTTGAGTTCAACTTCAAGTTTACTGATAAAATGAGGAGGATCAAG ATTCCTCTTCCTCCTGTGgatgagaagaagaaagtgacTGAAGATGTTGATAAGGACAGACGGTATGCAATTGATGCATCAATTGTTCGAATCATGAAGAGTCGGAAGGTTTTAGGGCACCAACAGTTGGTGCTGGAGTGTGTAGAGCAGTTGGGCCGCATGTTCAAG CCTGATTTCAAAGCAATTAAAAAGAGGATTGAAGACCTCATCACTCGGGACTATCTGGAGAGGGACAAAGCTAACCCCAATTTGTTCAGGTATTTGGCATAA